Proteins encoded within one genomic window of Tolypothrix bouteillei VB521301:
- a CDS encoding LemA family protein: protein MQVTFAVYNLNLYLKTIMGIVIFLGVLIATLAVIIVSSYNDLVKLRNRYKNAFAQIDIQLKRRYDLIPNLVETAKGYIKHERETLEAVIAARNSAISASSRASQNPGDPQAMQQLENAEAALAGALGRIQIISESYPELKADQTMSRVMEELSSTENRIAFARQSYNDSVTLYNTKLEAFPSNIVAGNFNFVAAALLQEATPEIRTAPRVSF, encoded by the coding sequence ATGCAGGTAACTTTTGCTGTATATAACTTAAACTTATACTTGAAAACTATTATGGGAATTGTCATTTTTTTGGGTGTATTGATTGCCACTTTAGCTGTTATCATTGTCAGCAGCTATAATGACCTGGTAAAACTTCGGAATCGCTACAAAAACGCTTTCGCTCAAATTGATATCCAGTTAAAGCGTCGTTACGACCTGATTCCGAATTTGGTTGAAACGGCTAAAGGTTACATCAAGCACGAGCGGGAAACTTTAGAAGCTGTCATTGCTGCTCGGAATTCTGCTATCTCCGCAAGTAGTCGAGCTTCGCAAAATCCGGGCGATCCTCAAGCAATGCAGCAACTGGAAAATGCTGAAGCTGCCTTGGCTGGTGCATTGGGTCGCATTCAAATCATTTCGGAATCTTATCCAGAGTTGAAAGCAGATCAAACCATGAGCCGGGTGATGGAGGAACTGTCTTCAACCGAAAATCGTATCGCTTTTGCGCGTCAATCTTACAATGATTCGGTAACGCTTTACAACACCAAACTAGAAGCATTCCCTAGCAACATTGTGGCAGGTAATTTTAACTTTGTTGCAGCAGCATTGTTGCAAGAAGCCACACCAGAAATAAGAACAGCGCCACG